One Triticum aestivum cultivar Chinese Spring unplaced genomic scaffold, IWGSC CS RefSeq v2.1 scaffold48701, whole genome shotgun sequence genomic window, GTCAGAAGCAGCTCGGCGGTGTGACCTCTCCGGACGTGGACCCGCCGGCGTTTTGGCACTTGGCCTGCGCCGGCCGCTGGTGCCGGTACTTCAGCCTGATGTTCCTGAGCTTGATCCCGCTGCAGGGGTTGGTGCCGCTGCAGTTGAACTTCACCGCCACGGGCGTCGCCGACGAGCCCTTGATGTCCGTGTACGACAGGTCGCTGATCTGCACCCCCGAGCTCTGCAGGCACACACAACAGCACAGCTCATGATATATATATAGTCGATCCATGGGTCGTTCACGTGTAGTGTAGTTGCATGCATGTAGATGTAGGGAAGGAGACGTACATTGCCCGGGCAGTCGACCTTGCGGGGGCAGTAGTTCTGGTCGACGACCATGGGGTTGGCCACGCGGTTCATGGTGACCCGCGAGAAGGAGACGTTGGTGACAGAGCCGGAGTTGGGCATCGCCCACATCTTGATCCGGAGGCCGTTGGTCGTGCCCTTCAGCACCGCCCTGTCCACCGTCACGTTTCTCACTCCCTCCTCACCGTCCTGCCATCCCAGGCTCCcgatgctgccaccgtccatccaACGCAAACACAAAATCAATGCTATCTATCAAACGCTGCACAaatcacaagcaaacaaaaaaaatgtATGATGAACTGGCAACTGAAGGTGGCACCTGATGCCGTGGCCCGGACCGCACTTGATGTCCCTGATGAGCATGTCGCAGGTGCCGGGCCCCAAGGAGATGCAGTCGTCGCCGGTGCCGATGGTGGTGTTGAGGATCCTCACGTGGCGGGAGTGGCTGGCGTGGATGCCGTCGGTGTTAGGGCTGTCGGCCGGCGCGATGATCCGGACGCCTTGGACGGTCACGCCGCTGCAGTCGAAGATGGTCATGTGGAATTCCTTACTATCAAGCAGTGTCAGCTGCTTCACG contains:
- the LOC123176157 gene encoding polygalacturonase-like, which produces TLDISQSKGVSVKQLTLLDSKEFHMTIFDCSGVTVQGVRIIAPADSPNTDGIHASHSRHVRILNTTIGTGDDCISLGPGTCDMLIRDIKCGPGHGISIGSLGWQDGEEGVRNVTVDRAVLKGTTNGLRIKMWAMPNSGSVTNVSFSRVTMNRVANPMVVDQNYCPRKVDCPGNSSGVQISDLSYTDIKGSSATPVAVKFNCSGTNPCSGIKLRNIRLKYRHQRPAQAKCQNAGGSTSGEVTPPSCF